In Quercus robur chromosome 11, dhQueRobu3.1, whole genome shotgun sequence, the sequence tttggttgtgtTGATGGTGGTGTGGGTTTAATGGGTTTTGGGGTTGctttggttgttgttggtggtggttcaTGGTGGATTTATGGGTTTAGTGGTggtggatttgtgggtttttgggtgttggaggtggtggtggtgtgtgtATGGTGTTGGAGAGAAGGAGGCACTACTTGAAGGTTTCATCCATGGAGGCCAGAGAGAGAGGGTTTGAGAATGTTCTAgcaggaagaaagaagagatggagagggagagagacacggagagagaagaaaagcaagaaagaataaaaaatagataaagtagtgtgaatgtaaaataaaaaattaatttttttttttgctccaagctacagtgcacatctatatatagatgtgcactgtagcaattcatctaaattttttaactatGGCTCCACTGCTGTAAgcgtttttttgtgtttgtggagctaaattttagcaatatagcattatagctacactgctgtgaatgctctaataagGGCATCTCCACCGGTGGAGCTAAAATTATAGTTATTTGGTatcacataaattattttatttattgtactTACTCATATGCTGTAGTAGTGaatctattttagtttttaacataataaaataatataaatatcgtaataaaataatatattaactacaataaaaaacaatcacaactACCCACAACTGCTACCGCTGCCACTACCGTTGCCGCCACCGACTCTTTCACTGCCACTGCAATCGCTACCGCTGCTACTACCACCACCATTACCGCCGCTGACTCTTTTGCTGCCCATGCCGCCGCCGCCACCGACTCTTCTGCCTCctccaccgccaccgccacatGATAGAATAATATATTCTCtataataaacaacaatcatagccactaccaccaccactgTCACTACCACCACCGTCATCGCAACCgccaccattaaaaaaaaaaaaatctcaccaatattagataataataacctaccactttaaatttattgcaaaaatattatggtaacatttcttaattttaatttcttattattttttattttatttttcccattatcttatttttttttcatccaaatacacgtttctttcttctccttttttttttcctctttgtttttctcctccacacacgtactCCTCTTATCTCATCCACCCTCAGTCACACCATTTAACTTTCAaccatttcttattttttattgttttatctttttgttactttttctCCTCATCTCCTTCCCCATTTTTCAACCgttctctctttatttctttgTCCAACCAAGCTTCAGTTCTGCCCAGCCCAACTAAAGCAACACCACTAGGTCCACCACCACGCCTCTATCAACCTCGggttcatggtttttttttttttttttggttcaaaggaaaaaattggAGAAGAAACCATTTTGGCTGTGGGTTTTGCCGatgtttgctctcttttttttcttttttcttttttctggtaGTGGTGGGTTTGATGAGTGTGGATATGGTTGGGTTTGTGActaatgtggtggtggtggtggtggtgggtgttgccgtggtggtggaggtggtgatCGATATTGGTGGAGGTGGGTTTGATGAGTGTGGGTATAGTTGGATTTGTGACTGATGTGGTGGTGGGGGTGGTGGGGGTTGCCGTGGTCGAAGATGGGTCTGTGGCGGTGTGGGTCAGGGGGGCGGCGGCGTGAGAGGTCTGAAAGTTGAAAAAGAGAGTTGAGAGATTGTGAGAGttttgagaagaaaagaaaaagaaaaaaggaaaatataatattttaatccgGCAgtgaggaatatatatatatatatatttttttttagctctcagAAAAGgaataatattttatagatgTGTACTGTAGtaatgaagctaaaaaaaattaggtttagctccactactgtgtggctgtttttggtgttttgatggAACTATATAGCTATTTAACTCCACTACTGTGAATgcaagcatgcatatattaacaAGCGCGTGTGGTGCGTGTTAATGTTGTATTAATGTGTGtcatatttgataaaaaaaaattgaaccaaaaaaaaaaagatataaaactaatcttacaatttattttaatattattttctctctataaAGCTGGTCTCACaatttaaaaactataaaaatatgACATAAAGCTATAAtaaggttgaaaaaaaaaagtacaaaggaTTGCAGCCTGCAATTAACGGGCACCACACATCAATAATTAGGGGAGGAAAATTTGAACTTAGGTAAAGTATTAACTAATTGAGCTATTAGATTCTTAATCACCCTTTATATTATCGgcttttactttctttctttttttcaatactATTATTCATTGATCCTTCCATCTACTTTAGTCAACTAAGCTCAAATTATGTTCCCAAAATGGtataagtttattttcttttaacttttagctGTTACCAAAACCCAAATTACTTCAAGCAATATAATAACTAGCAAACCTATTAGTCAAAGATTCAACCAAGAATTGTATTACATAAATCGAACTTAGCTTGACTAATAAATCAAAGTGCAAGACACTTGAATTTTTGACAAGCTTGAGTAGGATATGAACTTTTCATTCTTCTTTACAAGTCAAACTCTATCATTCACTATTATTTGCTAACTAAGCTCAACTTAGAGTCATGCAAACTACCCTCTTGGGCAAGTAGTTCTAAGCATTGGCGGCTCCACATTAGAGTCagggtggtcacaagaccaccctggcctgaaaaaaaaataaaaataaaaaaaaaaaaaaattattatatataaattttataattttataattttttttaggtccaatttatatttatatatattactaaaaagcTAAAGCGTGACATTTATTGCTACTGAGCTCCTGTTGCGCCACCTTATCGCCATGTCATTcgccacataattattatttattatttattatttattccttttttttaccatatatataaatagattattaactttacatatttatctttatatatatatatatatatatatatatatatatatttctttttaatttccaattttcctataatttttttttttacattcacttattttttaaataattaaactttcttcaacctttcttcttcctttaccttttcatctccccactaccctctactttaatattgctattcatctttcccttcatttccctttatttgtctttttttatcccttccctcttacaataaatttgtcactttttcccattctttgcatagttttctctcacaaaaaggctctctctccctctctctcaatgtttttggtgtatttttattttttattgcattttcgCTTTaggtttgtaaggttgaattttatcaaccatcttattggttttattccataccaaatttgcttgtattttagcaattagtaaccctgtatttaggtgggaatcatgtaagggtagtgagtgagagagtgtgaagaaatgctcaaaattatgcaaggatgcagagactcgcgactgggaCTAGCGACTGCCAAGCCGCCAAAGCTGGCACATGTGCGAAGCATGCaagggagctgaagagtcataccagttgttgcactacaggacaaaagtcttAGGTTGGCCAAGCCATTAGCTTGCAACTTGAACTCACGACTCTGTCCAgttgcgaggccaagtcgccagaccaccctgtttgggaaaaactgacttttcgcattcctttctcactccactatatatataaacacttatacccatgaaatatatagagcttccagagagaattttgagagagaaaccctagagaaaaataagattgattcatccacaatcttcacataaagaCTTtacaaattcctctactctcttcctctccattgttacattcTTGAGATGTgcattaccaaaacattttctcaccgtactcatatctgtgagaagaccatttggtgctttgggatGCAGTTAATAAGggaccaattttatattgttggttgatgctatggtcaagtagcagaatccggtaagctaaagaagaaatagattctgcgtaaccttgttggagtaggggcttggagggcttaggtacattgggtagattaagcttggagggttttctgctgttcatgtatcccaactacattctttagtggattatttaccgcttggagggtggcggaaaggttttacgccgaaggtttcggtttcctcttcgataacagaTCGTtatgttgtccttgtatttacatctctcttcccttaatctttgccatttaatttctgctgtggatgtgtttttacttggtttagattgtttatcaattctgtattaagtttatgttcatattccgcacattaatcgTTTCACATTAACTCTGGATTCAACTCC encodes:
- the LOC126705283 gene encoding putative glycine-rich cell wall structural protein 1, with the translated sequence MTVVVVTVVVVVAMIVVYYREYIILSCGGGGGGGRRVGGGGGMGSKRVSGGNGGGSSSGSDCSGSERVGGGNGSGSGSSCGDCGGGGRVGGGSGGGGGSGSGGGSDGSGGSGSGGGCGWL